In Halopelagius longus, the following proteins share a genomic window:
- a CDS encoding DHH family phosphoesterase encodes MTRRLVLGCGTAARRSIERMAEWPGELTVLSRRGGVVDSFREEGVDADRRAPDDEEAYPDHADVVFVASDDAATNVDAARLVREKFPDAYVVGYLGQDADHDVRETLTSLVDRTIDGRAALFNRLIDLAGGQSADRLHRLYRVLRSIDGRLAVVMHDNPDPDAIASAIALCRIAESVDVPADPCYFGEISHQENRAFVNLLDLDLLELDSEATVEAYDGVALVDHSRPGVNDGLSPEVNVDIVIDHHPPRAPVEARFLDLRRDMGSTSTLLVDYLRRLNIDPGETVATALLFGIRVDTKDFTREVSSADFEAAAFCLPAADLSLLQRVESPSMSSEVLETIARAVRNRDVRGEALATNVGEIRDRDALAQAADRLLGMDGVKIAIVYGFMDGTVYVSGRARGTEVDLGETLRDALSPIGSAGGHADMAGAQIPLGILADVGEDSRESLERVVAEVIAGRFFETLEDATMMLTADDDGTDLTFEFPMDEW; translated from the coding sequence ATGACACGGCGGTTGGTCCTCGGGTGCGGGACGGCCGCGCGCCGGTCCATAGAACGGATGGCCGAGTGGCCGGGCGAACTCACCGTCCTCTCGCGGCGCGGGGGGGTCGTAGACTCCTTCCGCGAGGAGGGCGTCGACGCCGACAGACGCGCGCCCGACGACGAGGAGGCGTACCCCGACCACGCCGACGTGGTGTTCGTCGCCAGCGACGACGCCGCGACGAACGTCGACGCCGCGCGCCTCGTCCGCGAGAAGTTCCCCGACGCCTACGTCGTCGGTTACCTCGGACAGGACGCCGACCACGACGTCCGAGAGACGCTCACGTCGCTCGTAGACCGCACGATAGACGGCCGAGCGGCGCTTTTCAACCGACTCATCGACCTCGCCGGCGGGCAGTCCGCGGACCGCCTCCACCGACTGTACCGCGTCCTCCGGAGCATCGACGGCCGCCTCGCGGTCGTGATGCACGACAACCCCGACCCGGACGCGATAGCGAGCGCCATCGCGCTCTGTCGCATCGCGGAGTCGGTGGACGTGCCCGCAGACCCCTGTTACTTCGGGGAGATATCCCACCAGGAGAACCGCGCGTTCGTCAACCTGCTCGACCTCGACCTGCTGGAACTGGACTCGGAGGCGACCGTCGAGGCGTACGACGGCGTCGCCCTCGTGGACCACTCCCGGCCGGGGGTCAACGACGGCCTCTCGCCGGAGGTGAACGTCGATATCGTCATCGACCACCACCCGCCGCGCGCGCCGGTCGAAGCGCGGTTCCTCGACCTGCGCCGCGACATGGGTTCGACGAGCACGCTCTTGGTCGACTACCTCCGTCGGTTGAACATCGACCCCGGCGAGACGGTGGCGACGGCGCTCCTGTTCGGCATCCGCGTGGACACGAAGGACTTCACGCGGGAGGTGTCGTCCGCGGACTTCGAGGCGGCGGCGTTCTGCCTCCCCGCCGCGGACCTCTCGTTGCTCCAACGCGTCGAATCGCCGAGCATGAGTTCCGAGGTGCTCGAGACCATCGCCCGCGCCGTCCGCAACCGCGACGTGCGCGGGGAGGCGTTGGCGACGAACGTCGGCGAGATACGTGACCGAGACGCCCTCGCGCAGGCGGCCGACCGCCTGCTCGGCATGGACGGCGTGAAGATAGCCATCGTGTACGGCTTCATGGACGGCACGGTGTACGTCTCGGGGCGCGCCCGCGGGACGGAGGTGGACCTCGGAGAGACGCTCAGAGACGCGCTCAGCCCCATCGGGAGCGCCGGCGGGCACGCCGACATGGCGGGCGCGCAGATTCCGCTCGGCATCCTCGCGGACGTGGGCGAAGACTCCCGGGAGTCGCTCGAACGCGTCGTCGCGGAGGTCATCGCCGGCCGGTTCTTCGAAACGCTTGAGGACGCGACGATGATGCTCACGGCCGACGACGACGGCACCGACCTCACCTTCGAGTTCCCGATGGACGAGTGGTGA
- a CDS encoding NADH-quinone oxidoreductase subunit N, which yields MSASALALQSTLPNWAATAPALILALTGLVLLLIDSIHTAREGVSNAVLAGVSAAGSLLAFAVAGWFLVAGTGQPATGGAISLYGDAIVVDGMSLFFTLIFTVVAAMVSVASYDYLEAQTTRGEYYSLVMFAATGMTLMSMANSLATVFVSLELASLPSFALVAFLKTDRGSIEAGLKYFLIGALSSAVFVFGISLVYAATGSLLLAEIASSIGDTQMIGVLGIGVLMLVGGFSYKTASVPFHFWAPEAYEGAPAPISAFLSSASKAAGFAVAFRVFLVAFPLGQLPAGLDWVLVFQILAVVTMTLGNFAAATQENVKRMLAYSSIGHAGYALIGLAALSVGGPNADVLGASMAHLMVYGFMNTGAFLFIAMVERWGVGRTFEDYNGLATRAPMACVAMTVFMFSLAGLPPFGGFLSKYALFYSAIEAGFWWLAAFGAINSTLSLFYYSRVVKAMWIEDPKEGLELDTSPVGLYTAVIFAAVGTLLLLPAFAPVIETAQTVAAALF from the coding sequence ATGTCCGCGAGCGCACTCGCGCTTCAGAGCACGCTCCCGAACTGGGCGGCGACGGCTCCGGCGCTCATCTTGGCGCTGACGGGGCTCGTCCTGCTCCTCATCGACAGTATCCACACCGCCCGCGAGGGCGTGAGCAACGCCGTGCTCGCCGGCGTCTCGGCCGCGGGGTCGCTGTTGGCGTTCGCCGTCGCGGGCTGGTTCCTCGTCGCCGGGACGGGACAGCCCGCCACGGGCGGCGCGATATCGCTCTACGGCGACGCGATAGTCGTCGACGGGATGAGCCTGTTCTTCACGCTCATCTTCACCGTCGTCGCCGCGATGGTCTCCGTCGCGAGCTACGACTACCTCGAAGCGCAGACGACGCGCGGCGAGTACTACTCGCTCGTGATGTTCGCCGCCACCGGCATGACGCTGATGTCGATGGCGAACTCGCTTGCGACGGTGTTCGTCAGCCTCGAACTCGCCTCGCTCCCCTCCTTCGCCCTCGTGGCGTTCCTGAAGACGGACCGCGGGAGCATCGAGGCGGGTCTGAAGTACTTCCTCATCGGCGCGCTCTCCTCTGCGGTGTTCGTCTTCGGCATCAGCCTCGTCTACGCGGCGACGGGGTCGCTGCTGCTCGCCGAAATCGCCTCCTCGATCGGCGACACGCAGATGATCGGCGTGCTCGGCATCGGCGTGCTGATGCTCGTCGGCGGGTTCTCCTACAAGACGGCCTCCGTGCCCTTCCACTTCTGGGCGCCCGAGGCGTACGAGGGAGCGCCCGCGCCCATCTCGGCGTTCCTCTCGTCGGCGTCGAAGGCGGCCGGCTTCGCCGTCGCCTTCCGCGTCTTCCTCGTGGCGTTCCCCCTCGGGCAACTGCCCGCGGGACTCGACTGGGTGCTCGTCTTCCAGATTCTCGCCGTCGTCACGATGACGCTCGGTAACTTCGCCGCGGCGACCCAAGAGAACGTAAAGCGGATGCTCGCGTACTCCTCCATCGGACACGCGGGCTACGCGCTCATCGGTCTCGCGGCGCTCTCCGTCGGCGGGCCGAACGCGGACGTCCTCGGCGCGTCGATGGCGCACCTGATGGTCTACGGCTTCATGAACACCGGCGCGTTCCTGTTCATCGCGATGGTGGAACGCTGGGGCGTCGGCCGCACGTTCGAGGACTACAACGGCCTCGCGACGCGCGCGCCGATGGCCTGCGTCGCCATGACCGTGTTCATGTTCAGCCTCGCGGGCCTCCCGCCGTTCGGCGGCTTCCTCTCGAAGTACGCCCTCTTCTACTCGGCCATCGAGGCCGGGTTCTGGTGGCTCGCCGCCTTCGGCGCGATAAACAGCACGCTGTCGCTGTTCTACTACAGTCGCGTCGTCAAGGCGATGTGGATAGAGGACCCCAAGGAGGGGCTCGAACTGGACACGAGTCCGGTCGGCCTCTACACGGCCGTCATCTTCGCGGCCGTCGGCACGCTCCTGTTGCTGCCGGCGTTCGCGCCCGTCATCGAGACGGCCCAAACCGTCGCCGCGGCCCTCTTCTGA
- the nuoL gene encoding NADH-quinone oxidoreductase subunit L, translating into MAGILDFTPAIVLLPFVSFLVALFLGNRLPKGGALAGIAATAGSLVLSLATFFAVSQGQTIDTTIYTWATGAQDALTLTFGILIDPLSAMMLVIVTLIAFLVHIFSLGYMNDEGEVGLPRYYAGLGLFTASMLGFVVADNLLMAFMFFELVGLCSFLLIGFWFRERGPPSAAKKAFLVTRFGDYFFLVGVVAVFATFGTAQFSGAESFPALAEEALASGAAEGINTFGFAPQTWFTVVGLLILGGVVGKSAQFPLHTWLPDAMEGPTPVSALIHAATMVAAGVYLVARMYGFYALSPTALAIIALVGGFTALFAATMGVVKQEIKQVLAYSTISQYGYMMLALGAGGYVAATFHLLTHAFFKALLFLGAGSVIIAMHHNENMWDMGGLKERMPVTYWTFLSGSLALAGIFPFSGFWSKDEVLFEALNHGLGTEGGLGTVLLVAYAFGLLAVFFTGFYTFRMVMLTFHGEPRTETARNPHGVGWNVKFPLAVLGVLAAVIGFVNMVPVEELTGMHLTFLHDWLDHGFSGLTAHHYLEVLESDFGAGIHAAGFDALVSGAVSLALALAGAGLAFFLYNDPEPTEHTDKLGGIKTALYNNYYQDEYQVWLATGVVQPLSRAADKFDNGVVDGVVNGVSSVSLLSGSRVRRIQTGVVSNYAALLTLGLTALLLGFGIIGGWFV; encoded by the coding sequence ATGGCAGGAATACTCGACTTCACACCGGCGATCGTCTTGTTGCCGTTCGTCTCGTTCCTGGTCGCCCTCTTCCTCGGCAACCGCCTGCCGAAGGGCGGCGCGCTGGCGGGCATCGCCGCGACTGCGGGTTCGCTCGTACTGTCGCTGGCGACGTTCTTCGCCGTCAGTCAGGGACAGACGATCGACACGACCATCTACACGTGGGCCACCGGCGCACAGGACGCGCTGACGCTCACGTTCGGTATCCTCATCGACCCGCTGTCGGCGATGATGCTCGTCATCGTGACGCTCATCGCCTTCCTGGTCCACATCTTCAGCCTCGGATACATGAACGACGAGGGCGAGGTCGGCCTCCCGCGCTACTACGCCGGGCTCGGCCTGTTCACCGCCTCCATGCTCGGGTTCGTCGTCGCCGACAACCTGCTCATGGCGTTCATGTTCTTCGAGCTCGTGGGCCTCTGTTCGTTCCTCCTCATCGGCTTCTGGTTCCGCGAGCGGGGACCGCCGAGCGCCGCGAAGAAGGCGTTCCTCGTCACCCGCTTCGGTGACTACTTCTTCCTCGTCGGCGTCGTCGCGGTGTTCGCGACGTTCGGCACCGCGCAGTTCTCCGGGGCGGAGTCGTTCCCGGCGCTCGCGGAGGAAGCGCTCGCGTCCGGCGCCGCGGAGGGAATCAACACGTTCGGCTTCGCGCCGCAGACGTGGTTCACCGTCGTCGGACTGCTGATTCTCGGCGGCGTCGTCGGGAAGTCCGCGCAGTTCCCCCTCCACACGTGGCTCCCGGACGCCATGGAGGGTCCGACGCCCGTCTCCGCGCTCATCCACGCCGCGACGATGGTCGCCGCCGGGGTGTACCTCGTCGCGCGGATGTACGGCTTCTACGCGCTCTCGCCGACGGCGCTCGCCATCATCGCTCTGGTCGGGGGCTTCACCGCCCTCTTCGCCGCGACGATGGGCGTCGTCAAGCAGGAGATAAAGCAGGTGCTGGCGTACTCGACCATCTCGCAGTACGGGTACATGATGCTCGCGCTGGGCGCGGGCGGGTACGTCGCCGCGACGTTCCACCTGCTCACCCACGCCTTCTTCAAGGCGCTCCTGTTCCTCGGCGCGGGGTCGGTCATCATCGCGATGCACCACAACGAGAACATGTGGGACATGGGCGGTCTCAAAGAGCGGATGCCCGTGACCTACTGGACGTTCCTCTCGGGGTCGCTCGCGCTCGCCGGCATCTTCCCGTTCTCGGGCTTCTGGTCGAAAGACGAGGTGCTGTTCGAGGCGCTCAACCACGGGCTCGGAACCGAGGGCGGCCTCGGGACGGTGCTTCTCGTCGCGTACGCCTTCGGCCTGCTCGCCGTGTTCTTCACCGGCTTCTACACGTTCCGCATGGTGATGCTCACCTTCCACGGTGAGCCGCGGACCGAGACGGCGCGGAACCCCCACGGCGTCGGCTGGAACGTCAAGTTCCCGCTGGCGGTGCTGGGCGTCCTCGCCGCTGTCATCGGCTTCGTGAACATGGTGCCGGTCGAGGAACTGACGGGCATGCACCTGACGTTCCTCCACGACTGGCTCGACCACGGGTTCAGCGGGCTGACGGCCCACCACTACCTCGAAGTCCTCGAATCGGACTTCGGCGCCGGCATCCACGCGGCGGGCTTCGACGCCCTCGTCTCGGGTGCCGTCTCGCTGGCCCTCGCCCTCGCGGGCGCGGGGCTGGCGTTCTTCCTGTACAACGACCCCGAGCCGACGGAACACACCGACAAGCTCGGCGGCATCAAGACGGCGCTGTACAACAACTACTACCAAGACGAGTACCAGGTCTGGCTGGCCACCGGCGTCGTGCAACCGCTTTCGCGCGCCGCGGACAAGTTCGACAACGGCGTCGTCGACGGCGTCGTCAACGGCGTCTCCAGCGTCAGCCTGCTCTCGGGTAGTCGCGTCCGTCGGATTCAGACGGGTGTCGTGAGCAACTACGCCGCGCTCCTCACCTTGGGTCTGACGGCGTTGCTTCTCGGATTCGGCATCATCGGAGGGTGGTTCGTATGA
- a CDS encoding NADH-quinone oxidoreductase subunit J, translated as MVYETIAFALFALVTVGCSLGVVLVRDIWHSALLLGGALLSVAVHYVMLQAEFLAAMQILVYVGGVLILITFAVMLTRTEAEVSST; from the coding sequence ATGGTTTATGAAACCATCGCGTTCGCGCTGTTCGCCCTCGTTACCGTGGGCTGCAGCCTGGGCGTCGTCCTCGTGCGGGACATCTGGCACTCCGCACTCTTGCTGGGGGGCGCGCTCCTGAGCGTCGCGGTGCATTACGTGATGCTGCAAGCGGAGTTCCTTGCAGCCATGCAGATTCTCGTCTACGTGGGCGGGGTCCTCATACTCATCACGTTCGCCGTGATGCTGACGCGAACAGAAGCGGAGGTGAGTAGCACATGA
- a CDS encoding DUF7522 family protein: protein MDADPDLVGTEFEESLEAACRTAVGDSLRSITYFTPEQFTQVYLRSDLDSDADLAGFVEHETDGFRAKRAYRGSELGDYEFSIRAFENGYLTRVTAGGHGVFVTTDGLTMRRSEEVATALQEVLTEREVASTA from the coding sequence ATGGACGCCGACCCCGACCTCGTTGGGACGGAGTTCGAAGAGTCACTCGAAGCGGCCTGCCGGACGGCAGTCGGCGATAGTCTCCGCAGCATCACCTACTTCACACCCGAGCAGTTCACGCAAGTGTACCTCCGGTCTGACCTCGACTCGGACGCCGACTTGGCGGGCTTCGTCGAGCACGAAACCGACGGCTTTCGAGCGAAGCGAGCGTACCGAGGCTCCGAACTCGGCGACTACGAGTTCTCCATCCGGGCGTTCGAGAACGGCTACCTCACCCGCGTCACCGCCGGCGGGCACGGCGTGTTCGTCACGACGGACGGACTGACGATGCGCCGGTCCGAGGAGGTGGCGACGGCGCTACAGGAGGTTCTCACGGAGCGAGAGGTGGCGTCTACCGCGTAG
- a CDS encoding NuoI/complex I 23 kDa subunit family protein: MIGILKGMATTMKHALDGKTFTVEYPDVAPEVSPRFRGVHKFSQERCIWCRQCENVCPNDTIQIIQDEQRNGEQYNLHIGQCIYCRLCEEVCPVDAILLTQNFEFTADTKDDFVYNKEQLKNVPWYKDIDPLNSRNPDRDAWIGEGEGEVDYQ, translated from the coding sequence ATGATTGGAATACTGAAAGGCATGGCGACGACGATGAAGCACGCATTGGACGGCAAGACGTTCACGGTCGAGTACCCGGACGTCGCGCCCGAAGTGAGTCCGCGCTTCCGCGGCGTGCACAAGTTCAGCCAAGAGCGCTGTATCTGGTGCCGCCAGTGCGAGAACGTCTGTCCGAACGACACGATCCAGATAATTCAGGACGAACAGCGCAACGGGGAGCAGTACAACCTCCACATCGGGCAGTGCATCTACTGCCGACTGTGCGAGGAGGTCTGCCCCGTAGACGCCATCCTGCTCACGCAGAACTTCGAGTTCACCGCGGACACGAAGGACGACTTCGTGTACAACAAAGAGCAGCTGAAGAACGTCCCGTGGTACAAGGACATCGACCCACTCAACTCCCGGAATCCCGACCGCGACGCGTGGATCGGCGAGGGAGAGGGCGAAGTCGACTACCAGTGA
- a CDS encoding complex I subunit 4 family protein, translated as MIIEALIAVTFVSALVVFVAPRQHAGELAAVLSLLPVVGSLYMWSQFDATGNALLGGSIAFETQFTWLTLGGLDLNWYVGVDGISLPLVVLTTILTTLAIVSAWTPITSRQSQFYGLMLFMEANLLGVFTALDFFVWFIFWEAVLVPMYFLIGVWGGPRRKYAAIKFFVYTNIASLVMFIGFIALVFGLGDSVSSLGLPEISQALRAGELGGYGALDAATLKLVAFVAMFLGFAVKVPVAPLHTWLPDAHVEAPTPVSVMLAGVLLKMGTYALLRFNFTMMPDVAQALVVPIAVIAVVSVIYGAILALAQQDLKRIVAYSSVSSMGYVILGLVAYTTYGVGGATFQMVAHGLISGLMFMAVGVIYNTTHTRMVGDMSGMADRMPVTSGIFVAGAFGYMGLPLMAGFAAEFFIFQGSFQSTVHDAMPLFTAAAMFGIVIVAGYLLFAMQRTLFGPFRFDGDYEVTEAAFHDVAPLAVLLVLVIALGVAPDIFFEMIQQAVNPILETGGGV; from the coding sequence ATGATAATCGAAGCGCTCATCGCAGTCACGTTCGTCTCCGCGCTGGTCGTGTTCGTCGCGCCGCGGCAACACGCCGGCGAGTTGGCGGCCGTGCTCAGTCTGCTCCCGGTCGTCGGGAGCCTCTACATGTGGTCACAGTTCGACGCGACCGGAAACGCCCTCCTGGGCGGTTCCATCGCGTTCGAGACACAGTTCACTTGGCTCACGCTGGGCGGACTCGACCTGAACTGGTACGTCGGCGTCGACGGCATCAGCCTGCCGCTGGTCGTCCTCACGACGATACTCACGACGCTGGCGATAGTCAGCGCGTGGACGCCCATCACGTCCCGGCAGTCGCAGTTCTACGGCCTCATGCTGTTCATGGAGGCGAACCTGCTGGGCGTGTTCACGGCGCTGGACTTCTTCGTGTGGTTCATCTTCTGGGAGGCCGTCCTCGTGCCGATGTACTTCCTCATCGGCGTCTGGGGCGGTCCGCGCCGGAAGTACGCCGCTATCAAGTTCTTCGTCTACACGAACATCGCGTCGCTCGTGATGTTCATCGGCTTCATCGCCCTCGTGTTCGGGCTGGGCGACTCCGTCAGTTCGCTCGGCTTACCCGAGATATCGCAGGCGTTGCGGGCCGGCGAACTCGGCGGCTACGGCGCGCTCGACGCCGCGACGCTGAAACTCGTCGCCTTCGTGGCGATGTTCCTCGGCTTCGCGGTGAAGGTGCCCGTCGCCCCGCTTCACACGTGGCTCCCGGACGCTCACGTCGAAGCGCCGACGCCGGTGTCCGTGATGCTGGCGGGCGTCCTCCTGAAGATGGGGACGTACGCCCTGCTCCGGTTTAACTTCACGATGATGCCGGACGTGGCGCAGGCGCTCGTCGTTCCCATCGCGGTCATCGCCGTCGTCAGCGTCATCTACGGCGCGATACTGGCGCTGGCCCAGCAGGACCTCAAGCGCATCGTCGCCTACTCGTCGGTGTCGTCGATGGGGTACGTCATCCTCGGACTCGTCGCGTACACGACGTACGGCGTCGGCGGCGCGACGTTCCAGATGGTCGCTCACGGCCTCATCTCCGGTCTGATGTTCATGGCCGTCGGCGTCATCTACAACACCACGCACACGCGCATGGTGGGCGACATGTCCGGCATGGCGGACCGGATGCCCGTCACCTCGGGCATCTTCGTGGCCGGCGCGTTCGGCTACATGGGCCTGCCGCTGATGGCCGGCTTCGCCGCGGAGTTCTTCATCTTCCAGGGCTCCTTCCAGTCGACGGTCCACGACGCGATGCCGCTGTTCACGGCGGCGGCGATGTTCGGCATCGTCATCGTCGCGGGTTACCTGCTGTTCGCGATGCAGCGCACGCTGTTCGGGCCGTTCCGGTTCGACGGCGACTACGAGGTGACCGAGGCGGCGTTCCACGACGTGGCGCCGCTCGCGGTGCTTCTCGTGCTCGTCATCGCACTCGGCGTGGCGCCGGACATCTTCTTCGAGATGATTCAACAAGCGGTTAATCCGATCCTCGAGACGGGAGGTGGCGTCTGA
- a CDS encoding proton-conducting membrane transporter, giving the protein MTTKPELKLGSHLIPGLAAVGLFVVMAAAFLTSAFPQPQGFGDVNITASIGYAMFNLGFGQVPGESFLVAFIVMAITLDVALDGALHLAKHEGDEGQAETVLLADGGRKIKRALFDDGEGED; this is encoded by the coding sequence ATGACAACCAAACCGGAACTGAAGCTCGGGTCGCACCTGATACCCGGTCTGGCCGCAGTCGGACTGTTCGTCGTGATGGCCGCCGCGTTCCTCACGTCGGCGTTCCCGCAACCGCAGGGGTTCGGCGACGTGAACATCACGGCCAGCATCGGCTACGCGATGTTCAACCTCGGGTTCGGACAGGTGCCGGGAGAGAGCTTCCTCGTCGCGTTCATCGTCATGGCGATAACGCTCGACGTGGCTCTCGACGGCGCACTCCACCTCGCGAAGCACGAGGGTGACGAAGGACAGGCCGAGACGGTGCTTCTGGCCGACGGCGGCCGAAAGATAAAACGAGCGCTCTTCGACGACGGGGAGGGGGAGGACTGA
- the nuoK gene encoding NADH-quinone oxidoreductase subunit NuoK codes for MVPPQYYLLLSAAMFCIGLFGILTRRNALLLLMSVELMLNAANINLVAFSFVWGNVTGQTFALFTMALAAAEVAIGLGIVLVLYRNFDGVDVTEATTMRW; via the coding sequence ATGGTCCCGCCGCAGTACTACCTCCTCCTGTCGGCCGCGATGTTCTGTATCGGCCTGTTCGGCATCCTCACGCGGCGCAACGCGCTGCTGCTGTTGATGTCGGTCGAACTGATGTTGAACGCCGCGAACATCAACCTCGTCGCGTTCTCCTTCGTCTGGGGGAACGTCACGGGACAGACGTTCGCGCTGTTCACGATGGCGCTCGCCGCCGCCGAAGTCGCGATCGGACTGGGCATCGTGCTCGTCCTCTACCGCAACTTCGACGGCGTCGACGTGACCGAAGCAACGACGATGAGGTGGTAA
- a CDS encoding complex I subunit 1/NuoH family protein produces the protein MSATVLLQSGGGGGNDPVLLPETIANLLGLSGIVGDIVGGLIGAFLIANIMLAMTAVAGPWAKRKITAAFTDRIAVNRIGPFGLLIIVADAVRLLSKELIVPEGVDRPAWDLGPLIVPFSALLGFAVIPMGSGIQLADPETGVVFAFAASSIASLGLVMCGYASNNKYSLLGGLRAVAQNIAYEIPLIVTAASVIIFTGTLRPSEVVAVQAEPLLTVAGVTIPQWFAFVNPFAFALFMLANLAEIGRNPFDIPEAPTEIVAGYQTEYSSVYFVLIYLGEFIHIFLGGALVALLFLGGPAGPVLPGIVWFIIKIWAFFLFTQWARSAIPRLRIDQLIEVGWKGMLVLSFANLVLTAIIVGVIA, from the coding sequence ATGTCCGCGACGGTCCTCCTCCAGAGCGGTGGGGGCGGCGGGAACGACCCCGTTCTCCTGCCGGAGACGATAGCGAACCTGCTCGGACTCTCCGGCATCGTCGGCGACATCGTCGGCGGACTCATCGGGGCGTTCCTCATCGCCAACATCATGCTCGCGATGACGGCCGTCGCCGGACCGTGGGCAAAGCGGAAGATAACCGCGGCGTTCACGGACCGCATCGCGGTCAACCGCATCGGGCCGTTCGGCCTGCTCATCATCGTCGCGGACGCCGTCCGTCTGCTGTCGAAGGAGCTCATCGTCCCCGAGGGAGTCGACCGTCCGGCGTGGGACCTCGGGCCGCTTATCGTCCCCTTCTCCGCACTTCTGGGCTTTGCGGTCATCCCGATGGGGAGCGGCATCCAACTGGCCGACCCCGAGACGGGCGTCGTGTTCGCGTTCGCCGCCTCCTCCATCGCGTCGCTCGGCCTCGTGATGTGCGGATACGCCTCGAACAACAAGTACTCGCTCCTCGGCGGCCTCCGCGCCGTCGCGCAGAACATCGCGTACGAGATTCCGCTCATCGTCACGGCGGCGTCGGTGATCATCTTCACCGGCACGCTGCGACCGAGCGAAGTCGTCGCGGTGCAGGCCGAACCGCTTCTCACCGTCGCCGGCGTGACGATTCCGCAGTGGTTCGCGTTCGTCAACCCGTTCGCGTTCGCGCTGTTCATGCTGGCGAACCTCGCCGAAATCGGACGGAACCCGTTCGACATTCCGGAGGCGCCGACCGAAATCGTCGCCGGGTACCAGACGGAGTACTCCTCGGTTTACTTCGTCCTCATCTACCTCGGGGAGTTCATCCACATCTTCCTCGGCGGCGCGCTCGTCGCGCTGCTGTTCCTCGGCGGTCCCGCGGGGCCGGTCCTGCCGGGCATCGTCTGGTTCATCATCAAGATCTGGGCGTTCTTCCTGTTCACGCAGTGGGCGCGGTCGGCGATTCCGCGCCTCCGCATCGACCAGCTCATCGAAGTCGGTTGGAAGGGGATGCTCGTGCTCTCCTTCGCCAACCTGGTTCTCACGGCCATAATCGTGGGGGTGATCGCATGA